A single region of the Euwallacea similis isolate ESF13 chromosome 22, ESF131.1, whole genome shotgun sequence genome encodes:
- the mIF3 gene encoding translation initiation factor IF-3, whose protein sequence is MFMRRLFLQFNTICPPRKVYLQNLLENSSITCFFSSRTNLERNPSTLEIKPQTEKPQRKKTSPIPKITLLFGDDVSVTTVEEAQKIAKRRNMKLVKIIDLDTKSERPVYKLFTGAEYLAEDLKQRERKKTEKLKNPFKGEKVLILNHNISKHDLQTNIKKIVKWLEKRHEVRVVINGNVDNNSKAENVYSLLEKNTASNGRVVQKRQKGTDIKFQILPPKETKQASGQDGDNKKDFPL, encoded by the exons ATGTTCATGAGAAgattatttcttcaatttaacACAATTTGCCCACCTCGCAAAGTTTACCTGCAAAACCTCCTTGAAAATTCATCAATAACATGCTTCTTCAGTAGCAGAACCAATTTGGAAAGAAACCCATCAACTTTAGAAATAAAACCTCAGACTGAAAagccccaaagaaaaaaaactagcCCAATACCCAAAATCACCTTACTCTTTGGGGATGATGTTTCAGTAACAACTGTTGAAGAGGCacaaaaaattgccaaaaggCGAAACATGAAGCTGGTGAAAATCATTGATTTGGATACGAAATCTGAACGTCCTgtgtataaattatttactggAGCAGAATACCTTGCTGAAGACTTGAAGCAGCGAGAACGTAAAAAGACTGAGAAACTGAAGAACCCTTTTAAAGGGGAGAAAGTGCTTATACTGAACCATAATATTAGTAAACATGACTTACAAACTAACATCaagaaaatagtaaaatggCTCGAAAAAAGGCATGAAGTTCGGGTAGTTATCAATGGAAATGTGGATAATAACTCCAAAGCT GAAAATGTATATTCcttgttagaaaaaaatactgcAAGCAATGGTAGAGTAGTTCAGAAACGGCAAAAAGGAACTGAtattaaattccaaattttaccTCCGAAAGAAACAAAACAAGCCAGTGGACAAGATGGGGACAATAAAAAGGATTTCCCGCTGTGA
- the Traf-like gene encoding TNF receptor-associated factor 5, which translates to MSNNIRPFTCYFCAKLIENESEMGHTSLCSKVLVPCPYKCGSYISRDSMIKHKAECTNNVRKSASLDLAHSYGSLPLNATSTMSKSDKQQKHQEEIGKLQKQLADLELRMEASRHGNFRLVESDPIHPREVYVNFIEVKDAVNKHSQTIQKFNYINGYLMEWKKKVDAQLTSLNNSLSSINSIKHDSAKLTTIIQEKLLQVQNLQMDFNLTKQNFYKENSRSRNVEIDFARNLEDIRTTFNKQNESFENMWLEQTGVLQNAVQEIQTIKSSLDEQKAKYAGLVFDIRAVSQISSEAAEKIEIMERNFSTIKQEINQMKINIEILEDLSATDSATYQRLVWRITDVESKLKRAKENDIVLKSPIFYTTQYGYKMRVLLYINGLYKWKDRHALACFHILKGEYDALLTWPCAIEGHITLRDLSNNNSQKKDFSKYIKTKRDEGDKEEDEPQESSSTYIFIPHSTLFKENYIKDDTFFLDISIRNDKSKYETSL; encoded by the exons atGAGTAATAATATACGCCCATTCACCTGCTATTTTTGCGCTAAGCTTATCGAAAATGAATCGGAAATG gGCCATACCTCACTGTGTTCCAAAGTGCTCGTCCCTTGCCCGTATAAATGCGGGTCTTACATATCCAGAGATAGCATGATTAAACACAAAGCTGAGTGCACTAATAATGTAAGAAAATCTGCAAGTTTGGACTTGGCACACTCCTATGGCAGCTTGCCGTTAAATGCTACTTCCACCATGA GCAAGTCTGATAAGCAACAAAAGCACCAAGAGGAGATCGGGAAACTCCAAAAACAGTTGGCAGATTTGGAGCTTAGAATGGAAGCCTCAAGGCATGGTAACTTTAGATTGGTGGAGTCCGATCCCATTCACCCCCGGGAAGTATATGTCAACTTCATAGAAGTAAAAGATGCTGTAAACAAGCACTCACAGACCattcaaaaattcaactaCATTAACGGGTACCTAATGGAGTGGAAGAAGAAAGTTGATGCTCAA TTGACTTCGTTGAACAACTCTTTATcctcaataaattcaataaaacacgACTCTGCAAAATTAACGACCATCATTCAAGAAAAACTACTTCAAGTCCAAAACTTGCAAATGGATTTCAACCTAACGAAGCAAAATTTCTACAAAGAAAATTCCCGTTCCAGGAACGTAGAAATTGACTTTGCCAGGAACCTAGAAGACATCAGAACCACTTTCAACAAGCAAAATGaatcatttgaaaatatgtggTTAGAGCAAACTGGAGTTCTTCAAAACGCTGTGCAGGAAATTCAGACAATAAAGAGTTCTTTGGACGAGCAAAAGGCTAAATATGCTG GGCTGGTTTTCGATATTAGAGCTGTAAGTCAAATCTCTTCAGAAGCAGctgaaaaaatcgaaatcaTGGAACGGAACTTTAGCACCATAAAGCAGGAAATCAACCAGATGAAAATTAACATAGAGATCCTTGAAG ATTTGAGTGCGACGGACAGTGCCACTTACCAAAGACTTGTATGGCGAATAACAGATGTAGaatcgaaattaaaaagagCCAAAGAAAATGATATTGTTTTGAAAAGTCCCATATTTTATACCACCCAGTATGGGTATAAAATGAGG GTCTTGCTTTATATAAATGGTCTCTATAAATGGAAGGACCGACATGCCTTGGCCTGCTTTCACATACTCAAGGGGGAATATGATGCCCTTTTAACTTGGCCTTGTGCAATCGAGGGACATATTACTTTAAGGGACCTgtcaaataataattctcAA aaaaaggatttttccaaatacatCAAGACCAAAAGGGACGAAGGCGACAAAGAAGAAGATGAACCTCAAGAATCATCTTCCACTTACATTTTCATACCTCATTCAACACtgttcaaagaaaattacataaaagaCGACACCTTCTTTCTAGATATAAGTATTCGTAATGACAAATCCAAGTATGAAACTAGTTTATAA
- the LOC136416186 gene encoding muscle LIM protein 1-like isoform X6, with translation MPFKPVENPKCPKCGKSVYAAEERVAGGYKFHKSCFKCGLCGKFLDSTNVTEHEAELYCKNCHARKYGPKGYGFGGGAGCLSMDTGAQFQGNN, from the exons ATGCCTTTCAAGCCAGTCGAAAACCCAAAATGCCCCAAATGCGGCAAATCCGTGTACGCCGCTGAAGAACGTGTGGCGGGAGGATACAAATTCCACAAATCCTGCTTCAAATGCG GCCTTTGTGGAAAGTTCTTGGACTCCACCAACGTAACCGAACACGAGGCTGAACTTTACTGCAAGAACTGCCACGCCCGCAAATATGGACCCAAAGGGTACGGTTTCGGTGGTGGTGCTGGCTGCCTCAGCATGGACACTGGCGCCCAATTTCAAGG TAATAACTAA